In one window of Arachis ipaensis cultivar K30076 chromosome B06, Araip1.1, whole genome shotgun sequence DNA:
- the LOC107648384 gene encoding arabinogalactan peptide 14 translates to MESLKVKVFLALVIALVMAATSVSAADAPAPSPTSDASTLLVPTALASFVALAFGLLF, encoded by the coding sequence ATGGAGTCATTGAAGGTTAAGGTTTTCTTGGCTTTGGTTATTGCCTTGGTGATGGCAGCAACAAGTGTTTCAGCTGCTGATGCTCCAGCCCCAAGTCCCACATCGGACGCATCAACCTTGCTTGTTCCAACTGCTTTAGCTTCTTTTGTTGCTCTTGCATTTGGGTTACTCTTCTAG